CTCTTCAGATCAGTAAAAGCCTCATCAAATCTGCCCAACCCCATTTTATGCTGAATCAGATGCAACTGGGCAAGCAGATTATTGGGATTTTTCTGAACTTCAATACTGAATTCATTTGTAAGCCGGTCTGTTTCCTTAAAAAAATATGCTGCAAGATTACTTTCCGGAATCATCTTTGAACCCTTAATAAGAATTTTCAATGCTTCTGAAGAATTTCCCTGGTATCCCTTGAGAATACTTTTTAAAAACAGATCCGAAGCATAAAAGTAGCGGGAGAGTTTCTGTTCAACCTTTATTCTCTCTTTTGAATCTTCCGGTAAATTTGTAACAACAGTTTTAAAGCCGGGCCTTCTGATCAATATCTGGCCTATGTTCTGATAAGAACACAAATCTCTGGATCGAACTCCGTTTTTAGAGAACTCCAGAATCGGGTGATTATCAGAATTGACCTTAGCATTCTTGCTTAAAACTCTAATACCTTTTGAATCAAGAATAAGGCAGCTTAAAAGATCGTATACAGAATTAATATTGACAGAAGCAAGGTCTTTCTTTACTGCAGGTTCATTAAACATTTTCCTGGCTTTCTGAAAATCAACATGCAGAGGTTCTACAGACCCTATTAAAACTACTTGTTTGTTTACACAATTCGGGGCCATCCATAAAGTACAGTAGGGAAAAACACTCTGAAAAGTCTTTAGAACTATCCTGAAATCTTCCGGAGCAAGGTCAACTGTCATCCATGTAGAAAGAATACCGCCGGGAGCAAGTTTATCTCTGCAGTTCTCAAAATGTTCTTTTGTAAACAGATTCGCGCTGCTTGTAGCAACCGCATAATTTGCATCATTCATTATTATATCAAAACGGTTGCGAGTATACTTTATATAATTTCTGCCGTCCAGAATACGGTAATTAAAATTCGGATTATTTATAACACCATGATTCAGATCCCTGAAATAGATATTACTTAATTCAAGCACACCTCTGGAAATTTCTGCAAGCGTGAACTTTTTAATATTATGAAGCATAACTGAATGAGAAGTCTGTCCTGTCCCGAATCCTATCTGAACAACTCTCTGTGCATCCGGTTTCACCAAAAAAGGAAGCTGTCCCTGCAGAATCTGCAACGTTCTCAGCATAAAACTTGAACCTGCTACATTCAGGCCGTCCACATCAATCCTCCTGGCCTTCTCGAAAGGAGGAAGAGTTTCGTGTACAGTTACTGTTCCCTCGAGACCTTCCCTGTAATCTATCAGTTTCGCACCCTTCTCAACATGAGAATAAGCAGAGTCAAACAATCTGAAAGGTAATATTTTCACAGTTATCAAAAATAGAAATAAAATCGCAGAAAAAGAGAAAATATACAATGGCCGTCTATAAATTACTTTATGCTCAAGCCGGAAAAGATACAGGCCGAGGACAATGTTTATTGTTACTGTTAATATTAATGCAGAGGGCGTTCCAATAATGGAAATTAAAATCAAACCCGTAACCAGGGAACCTGCCATCCCTCCAAGAGTATTGTAAAAGTAAAGCCTTCCAAGTCCTGATCCAATCTGCTTAAGCTGAGGTACTGCAATCCGCCCTGCTATTGGGAAACTAACCCCCATAAAAAAGGTTGGAAGAAACATTACCAAAAAGGCTTCCAGAAATCTTATACTGTTCCACGACCACCACGTTGTTTTCGGCCCTATTGAAAAAACGGCATCATGAATCCAGCCTAAATTGACAAGTACGACTCCCGCAATAAATCCGCTGATTCCAATAGCACATTCGACTATACCTAAAAAATATATTTGATTCTTTGTTCTATCAGCCCATTTCCCTCCCAAAAATCCCCCGAGACCAATTCCGAAAAGAAATGTTGTTAACATTACTGAAAATGCAAAAACAGAATTGGTCAAAACAAAAACTAAAATTCTGGCCCATAAAACTTCGTAAGAAAGAGATGCAAACCCCGAAACCATCATTACAAGAATTACGATTTTAATCTT
The DNA window shown above is from bacterium and carries:
- a CDS encoding fused MFS/spermidine synthase, with the protein product MLRKSVFIVFFVSGFTGLVYEVVWLRLFGLIFGNTTIAISTVLSAYMLGLALGSKILGSIADRITNHLKVYAFLELGIGAFAGLIFLLQPLAGQIFSNIYFPLRDSVFIFRMIQFIIAFVLMLPATFLMGGTFPVLTHIIVKDKLNIGSGIGKLYGVNTLGAVAGSFLTGFFLIRFFGVTQTILFAAVLNFIISAAAFVFNRFADDNGTLRHNETSSPVTKDTEKKIKIVILVMMVSGFASLSYEVLWARILVFVLTNSVFAFSVMLTTFLFGIGLGGFLGGKWADRTKNQIYFLGIVECAIGISGFIAGVVLVNLGWIHDAVFSIGPKTTWWSWNSIRFLEAFLVMFLPTFFMGVSFPIAGRIAVPQLKQIGSGLGRLYFYNTLGGMAGSLVTGLILISIIGTPSALILTVTINIVLGLYLFRLEHKVIYRRPLYIFSFSAILFLFLITVKILPFRLFDSAYSHVEKGAKLIDYREGLEGTVTVHETLPPFEKARRIDVDGLNVAGSSFMLRTLQILQGQLPFLVKPDAQRVVQIGFGTGQTSHSVMLHNIKKFTLAEISRGVLELSNIYFRDLNHGVINNPNFNYRILDGRNYIKYTRNRFDIIMNDANYAVATSSANLFTKEHFENCRDKLAPGGILSTWMTVDLAPEDFRIVLKTFQSVFPYCTLWMAPNCVNKQVVLIGSVEPLHVDFQKARKMFNEPAVKKDLASVNINSVYDLLSCLILDSKGIRVLSKNAKVNSDNHPILEFSKNGVRSRDLCSYQNIGQILIRRPGFKTVVTNLPEDSKERIKVEQKLSRYFYASDLFLKSILKGYQGNSSEALKILIKGSKMIPESNLAAYFFKETDRLTNEFSIEVQKNPNNLLAQLHLIQHKMGLGRFDEAFTDLK